Proteins encoded in a region of the Flavobacteriaceae bacterium HL-DH10 genome:
- a CDS encoding DUF493 family protein: protein MSTPPNSEEFYEKLKIQLYDTSQWPSEYLYKFIVKSDNEKIALVEALFNNIGAVIHTTESKNGKYTSISINVLMRNPDAVIGKYKEVAEKVEGVISL, encoded by the coding sequence ATGAGTACACCTCCAAATTCAGAAGAATTTTACGAAAAATTAAAAATACAATTATACGATACATCCCAATGGCCGTCTGAGTATTTGTATAAATTCATTGTTAAATCTGATAATGAAAAAATAGCATTAGTTGAAGCCTTATTTAATAATATTGGGGCTGTTATACATACAACCGAATCTAAAAACGGAAAATACACGAGTATATCTATTAATGTTTTAATGAGAAACCCCGATGCGGTAATAGGTAAATATAAAGAAGTTGCAGAAAAGGTTGAGGGCGTTATAAGTCTTTAG
- a CDS encoding DUF4290 domain-containing protein, whose product MIDDLEYNTEREHLIIPEYGRHMQKMINYAKSRETKEERDKLAKAIISVMGNMQPHLRDVPDFQHKLWDQLFIMSNFELDVDSPYEIPTKEIYEERPDPLKYPQNFPKYRFYGNNIKTMIDVANTWEDGELKEALTYTIANHMKKCFLNWNKDTVEDDVIFGHLFELSKGKIDLRNSKEELSDSTSLLRTKTKYGSTSKKGGHSKKNTPSNRQRKRY is encoded by the coding sequence TTGATAGACGATTTAGAATATAACACAGAGCGTGAGCATTTAATCATTCCAGAGTACGGAAGACACATGCAGAAAATGATTAATTACGCTAAAAGCAGAGAAACAAAAGAAGAACGCGATAAATTAGCTAAAGCTATTATATCGGTAATGGGTAACATGCAACCTCATTTAAGGGATGTTCCAGATTTTCAGCATAAACTTTGGGATCAACTTTTTATTATGTCTAATTTTGAATTAGATGTTGACTCTCCATACGAAATACCTACAAAGGAAATTTATGAAGAACGTCCAGATCCTTTAAAATATCCACAGAATTTTCCAAAATATCGTTTTTACGGAAATAATATAAAAACGATGATAGATGTAGCAAACACATGGGAAGATGGCGAGCTAAAAGAAGCTTTAACATATACCATTGCAAATCACATGAAAAAGTGTTTTTTAAATTGGAATAAAGATACTGTTGAAGATGATGTTATTTTTGGTCATTTATTTGAATTGTCAAAAGGAAAAATAGATTTAAGAAATTCTAAAGAAGAGTTGTCAGATTCTACAAGTTTGCTTCGTACAAAAACTAAATATGGTAGTACGAGCAAAAAAGGAGGACATTCTAAAAAGAATACCCCAAGTAATCGCCAAAGAAAACGCTACTAA
- the murA gene encoding UDP-N-acetylglucosamine 1-carboxyvinyltransferase — protein sequence MGTFKIEGGHQLKGSIQPQGAKNEALQILCAVLLTPELVTINNIPDIVDVNKLISLLKKLGVKVEQLSRGTYTFQADKLNLEYLESDAFKIDGRGLRGSIMIVGPLLARFGKGYIPKPGGDKIGRRRLDTHFEGLIKLGAKFRYSKEDQFYGVEAEYLTGTYMLLEEASVTGTANIVMAAVLAKGKTTIYNAACEPYLQQLCKMLNRMGAKISGVGSNMLIIDGVESLGGTDHTMLPDMIEIGSWIGLAAMTKSELTITNVSWDDLGVIPNVFRKLGITVEKQGDDIHIPAHTDGYEIQSFIDGSILTISDAPWPGFTPDLLSIILVVATQARGSVLVHQKMFESRLFFVDKLIDMGAKIILCDPHRATVIGHDFKSTLKATTMTSPDIRAGVSLLIAALSAKGTSTIQNIEQIDRGYENIDERLRAIGARIERVE from the coding sequence ATGGGAACATTTAAAATTGAAGGTGGTCACCAATTAAAAGGGAGTATTCAGCCTCAAGGAGCAAAAAATGAAGCTTTGCAAATTTTATGTGCGGTTTTACTTACTCCAGAACTGGTTACAATTAATAATATTCCAGACATTGTAGATGTTAATAAACTCATCAGTTTATTAAAGAAACTAGGTGTTAAAGTAGAGCAGTTGTCTCGTGGGACTTATACTTTTCAAGCTGATAAACTAAATTTAGAATATTTAGAATCGGATGCGTTCAAAATAGACGGACGTGGTTTACGAGGATCTATCATGATTGTTGGACCTTTATTAGCGCGTTTTGGAAAAGGATACATTCCTAAACCAGGAGGTGATAAAATTGGTCGTCGTCGTTTAGATACGCACTTTGAAGGTTTAATTAAACTAGGTGCTAAATTTAGATACAGTAAAGAAGACCAGTTTTACGGTGTTGAAGCTGAGTATTTAACAGGAACCTATATGCTTCTAGAAGAAGCATCAGTTACAGGAACTGCCAATATTGTTATGGCAGCAGTTTTAGCAAAAGGAAAAACCACTATTTATAATGCAGCTTGCGAGCCTTATTTACAGCAATTATGTAAAATGCTGAATAGAATGGGCGCTAAAATTAGTGGTGTTGGTTCTAATATGTTGATTATTGACGGTGTTGAAAGTTTAGGCGGTACCGACCATACGATGCTACCAGACATGATTGAAATTGGTAGTTGGATAGGTTTAGCGGCTATGACTAAAAGTGAGCTAACCATTACCAATGTTTCATGGGATGATTTAGGCGTGATACCAAACGTATTTAGAAAATTAGGAATTACGGTTGAAAAACAAGGTGACGATATTCATATTCCAGCGCATACTGATGGTTACGAAATACAAAGTTTTATTGATGGTTCTATTTTAACCATTTCTGATGCACCTTGGCCAGGGTTTACACCAGATTTATTAAGCATTATTTTGGTTGTAGCAACACAAGCACGAGGTAGTGTTTTAGTACATCAAAAAATGTTTGAAAGTCGTTTGTTTTTCGTTGATAAATTGATTGATATGGGCGCTAAAATTATATTGTGCGATCCGCATAGAGCTACCGTTATTGGTCATGATTTTAAATCGACACTAAAAGCAACTACCATGACATCACCAGATATTCGTGCGGGGGTTTCATTACTTATTGCAGCACTTTCTGCAAAAGGAACATCTACCATTCAAAATATTGAACAAATAGATCGTGGTTACGAAAACATTGATGAACGTTTACGTGCTATTGGCGCTCGGATTGAGCGGGTGGAGTAG
- a CDS encoding HNH endonuclease, with product MNKNCIWCLKDESEVPFEKKAHTIPISLGGENYFKNICDNCNSYFGNRDSTSTNYSIEEALKEAFNISRKRLLIPERTKRKVGRFKSKFFEIKEKKGN from the coding sequence ATGAATAAAAATTGTATTTGGTGTCTTAAAGATGAATCTGAAGTGCCTTTTGAAAAAAAGGCTCACACAATACCAATATCTTTAGGAGGAGAAAATTACTTTAAAAATATTTGTGATAACTGTAATTCATATTTTGGGAATAGAGATAGTACATCAACTAACTATTCTATCGAAGAAGCTTTAAAAGAAGCATTTAACATTTCAAGAAAACGACTTTTAATCCCTGAACGAACAAAAAGAAAAGTTGGTAGATTCAAATCAAAATTTTTTGAAATTAAAGAAAAAAAGGGAAACTAA
- a CDS encoding ABC transporter ATP-binding protein yields MQHLKESPKDKTKTKSKVTMAQAFKTIIWPRRNLVFIGLILIVIRSLSGLILPWQSKVLLDEVVPNKDYTQLYYLIGIVIAAITIQAVTSFLLTRILSVQAQYLISELRAQVQKKVLSLPISFFDNTKSGALVSRIMSDVEGVRNLIGTGLVQLVGGSFTAIVSLIILIKLNPWMTLFVFVPLSIFGYIALRAFKYIRPIFRKRGKINAEVKGRLTETLSGVRVIKAFNAEQQENDVFEKGVDKLFQNVKKSLTATAFMTSSSTFLIGVATTGIMGIGGYYMILGEMTTGEFLFFTLILGFMIAPIVQMSNIGSQLTEALAGLDRTEELMNMTAEEDAQERNIQLETLKGDLEFDDVSFSYEEGKEVLNHINFKAPAGSVIALVGSSGSGKSTIAGLSATFLTPKSGKVTIDNQDLSKVNLSSYRQYLGVVLQDEFLFEGTIKENIMFPRPNATEAELQNAVKAAYVNEFTDRFDEGLDTLIGERGVKLSGGQRQRLAIARAILANPKIIILDEATSSLDTESEALIQKSLAELIKDRTTIVIAHRLSTIRKADQILVIEAGHIVERGTHDELIASGGRYYDLYTYQAKI; encoded by the coding sequence ATGCAACATTTAAAAGAATCTCCTAAAGATAAAACCAAAACAAAGTCTAAAGTCACCATGGCACAAGCCTTTAAAACTATTATTTGGCCAAGGCGAAATTTGGTTTTTATTGGTTTAATTTTGATAGTTATTAGAAGTTTATCGGGTTTAATTTTACCATGGCAAAGTAAAGTATTGTTAGACGAAGTGGTACCAAATAAAGATTATACACAACTTTATTATTTAATAGGTATTGTTATAGCTGCTATTACAATTCAGGCTGTAACCTCCTTTTTACTCACTCGTATTTTAAGTGTACAAGCGCAATATTTAATTAGCGAATTACGGGCTCAAGTACAGAAAAAAGTACTGTCGTTACCCATTAGTTTTTTCGATAATACAAAGTCGGGTGCTTTGGTTTCTAGAATTATGAGCGATGTAGAAGGCGTTAGAAACCTTATTGGCACTGGCTTAGTACAATTGGTTGGCGGATCGTTTACAGCCATTGTATCTTTAATTATTTTAATAAAACTAAATCCGTGGATGACCCTTTTTGTGTTTGTTCCACTTTCTATTTTCGGATATATTGCGCTTAGAGCTTTTAAATACATTCGTCCTATTTTTAGAAAACGAGGGAAAATAAATGCCGAAGTAAAAGGGCGTCTTACCGAAACCTTATCAGGCGTTCGTGTTATAAAAGCGTTTAATGCCGAACAACAAGAGAACGACGTGTTTGAAAAAGGAGTTGATAAACTATTTCAGAATGTAAAAAAGAGTTTAACAGCCACGGCATTTATGACGAGTTCTTCAACCTTTTTAATAGGTGTTGCCACCACAGGTATTATGGGTATTGGTGGTTATTATATGATTTTAGGAGAAATGACTACAGGTGAGTTTCTATTCTTCACGTTAATACTTGGCTTTATGATAGCGCCTATTGTGCAGATGAGTAACATAGGAAGCCAATTAACCGAAGCTTTAGCAGGTTTGGATAGAACCGAAGAGCTTATGAATATGACAGCAGAGGAAGATGCACAAGAAAGAAATATACAGTTAGAGACTTTAAAAGGCGATCTTGAATTTGATGATGTATCATTTTCATATGAAGAAGGGAAAGAGGTCTTGAATCACATCAATTTTAAAGCACCAGCAGGATCGGTAATAGCTTTGGTAGGAAGTTCAGGTTCTGGAAAATCGACTATTGCAGGATTATCAGCTACGTTTTTAACGCCTAAATCAGGGAAAGTAACTATAGATAATCAAGATTTATCTAAGGTTAATTTGAGTAGTTATCGCCAGTATTTGGGAGTGGTGTTACAAGATGAGTTTTTATTTGAAGGTACTATCAAAGAAAATATTATGTTTCCGAGACCCAATGCTACAGAAGCAGAATTACAAAACGCTGTAAAAGCTGCTTATGTAAATGAGTTTACCGATAGGTTTGATGAAGGGTTAGATACATTGATAGGTGAGCGGGGTGTGAAATTATCTGGCGGACAACGTCAACGATTGGCAATAGCGCGTGCTATTTTAGCAAATCCTAAAATTATTATTCTAGACGAAGCAACCTCTAGTTTAGATACAGAAAGTGAGGCATTAATTCAGAAAAGTTTAGCTGAATTAATTAAAGATAGAACTACTATTGTGATTGCTCACCGTTTAAGTACTATAAGAAAAGCAGATCAGATTTTAGTGATAGAAGCTGGACATATTGTTGAACGAGGTACGCACGACGAGTTGATAGCTTCAGGTGGCAGGTATTATGATTTGTATACGTATCAAGCTAAGATTTAG
- a CDS encoding multidrug effflux MFS transporter, with protein sequence MQKNNTFKLEFVALMAALMSTVALSIDALLPALPQIGHTLGVTNPHDNQLLITMIFLGLGFGQLIFGPLSDSFGRKPIVFIGFAVFIIASIICVTTKSLEIMIVGRILQGIGLSSPRSLSISMIRDEYSGDYMAKILSIVVMFFILIPVIAPTLGQFLLNFFNWESIFYVNLIFGVLIMIWFWLLQPETLPKEKQIKFTPHLFIDGIKEFFKHKEAVAFTLVSGFITGSFMVYLSTSQQIFQEQYNLSDMFPYIFASLAISIGLATFLNSRFVVKYGMMRIAYASTIAYATISILYVVLFWSGQNPSIFILLSFFALQFFAVGFLFGNLRALAMQPLGHIAGIGAAINGFISTVMAVPIANYIGGFVKISVLPLFIGFSIFGILSLLVFIILNQKTKLVTI encoded by the coding sequence ATGCAAAAAAATAATACATTCAAGTTAGAATTTGTTGCTCTTATGGCAGCTTTAATGTCTACAGTAGCACTTTCTATTGATGCACTACTACCCGCATTACCGCAAATAGGGCATACATTAGGTGTTACTAACCCCCATGACAATCAATTATTAATCACCATGATTTTTCTTGGACTGGGATTTGGGCAATTAATATTTGGACCTTTATCTGATAGTTTTGGCAGAAAACCTATTGTTTTTATAGGTTTTGCTGTATTTATTATAGCTAGTATAATTTGCGTTACTACCAAAAGTCTTGAAATTATGATAGTTGGACGTATACTTCAAGGTATTGGCTTATCATCACCAAGGAGTTTAAGTATATCTATGATTCGTGATGAGTATAGTGGTGATTATATGGCAAAAATTTTATCTATTGTTGTCATGTTTTTTATTTTAATTCCAGTGATAGCTCCTACCCTTGGTCAGTTTTTACTCAACTTTTTTAACTGGGAATCTATTTTCTATGTCAATCTTATTTTTGGAGTTTTAATAATGATTTGGTTTTGGCTACTCCAACCTGAAACCTTACCTAAAGAAAAACAAATAAAATTTACACCACATTTGTTCATCGATGGCATTAAAGAGTTTTTTAAACACAAAGAAGCTGTTGCTTTTACCTTAGTTTCTGGATTTATTACCGGTTCATTCATGGTATATTTAAGTACTTCTCAGCAAATTTTTCAAGAACAATATAATCTTTCAGATATGTTTCCATACATCTTTGCTAGCTTGGCTATTTCTATAGGCTTAGCTACTTTTTTAAACAGTCGTTTTGTTGTAAAATATGGTATGATGCGTATTGCGTATGCTTCTACAATTGCTTATGCTACTATATCTATTTTATATGTTGTTTTATTTTGGTCTGGACAAAACCCAAGTATTTTTATTCTATTAAGTTTTTTTGCTTTACAGTTTTTTGCTGTCGGATTTCTTTTTGGGAATTTAAGAGCTTTAGCCATGCAACCTTTAGGACATATTGCTGGTATTGGTGCTGCTATTAATGGTTTTATTTCAACGGTTATGGCTGTACCTATAGCAAATTACATAGGAGGTTTTGTGAAAATTTCGGTATTACCCCTATTTATTGGATTTTCAATTTTTGGAATTCTATCACTTTTAGTTTTTATTATTTTGAACCAAAAAACTAAATTAGTTACTATTTAA
- a CDS encoding Crp/Fnr family transcriptional regulator, which yields MINKKLQPLLIYISKYIDLTNEEITFLESKLTIRNYLKGQYILQQGDVCQYGCFILSGCTRTFYVDKDGQEHILMFGIEDWWASDMGSFITQTPADFNVQCLENTEVVMFSHKVNEELYKEIPKLERFFRQITERAFVASQKRIVRGFSLAAKEQYLLFREQYPEIEQRIPQYMVASYLGITKEFLSKIKSQLVLE from the coding sequence ATGATTAATAAAAAACTACAACCACTTTTAATATACATTAGTAAATATATTGATTTAACTAATGAGGAAATTACTTTTTTAGAGTCTAAACTTACTATTAGAAACTATTTAAAAGGACAATACATATTGCAACAAGGTGATGTTTGTCAATATGGATGTTTTATTTTATCGGGTTGTACCAGAACATTTTATGTGGATAAAGACGGACAGGAACATATTCTTATGTTTGGAATTGAAGATTGGTGGGCTTCCGATATGGGGAGTTTTATAACACAAACACCAGCAGATTTTAATGTTCAGTGTTTAGAAAATACTGAAGTTGTTATGTTTTCACATAAAGTTAATGAAGAATTATACAAAGAAATACCTAAGCTAGAACGTTTTTTTAGACAAATAACCGAGCGGGCATTTGTAGCTTCTCAAAAAAGAATTGTGAGAGGCTTTAGTTTAGCTGCGAAAGAACAATATTTACTTTTTAGAGAGCAATACCCAGAAATAGAACAGCGTATTCCGCAATATATGGTAGCTTCTTACCTTGGTATTACAAAAGAATTTTTAAGTAAAATAAAAAGCCAGCTTGTTTTAGAATAG
- a CDS encoding YceI family protein produces MKNTVKKLVFVAFVALVSASFTNIEKETKEIKKDESKVVWKGYKVTGSHEGTIAIQSGNLVFEEDKLVGGEFVIDMTTINSTDLQGEYKGKLDGHLKSDDFFGVTNHPTASLVFKEVTASGKNAYTVSGDLTIKGKTNPITFVISIYGNKATTSLKVDRTKYGIEYKSGSFFDDLKDKAIYDEFDLVADLEF; encoded by the coding sequence ATGAAAAATACAGTTAAAAAATTAGTATTCGTTGCATTCGTTGCATTAGTATCAGCTTCTTTTACAAATATTGAAAAAGAAACAAAGGAAATTAAAAAGGATGAAAGTAAAGTGGTTTGGAAAGGTTATAAAGTAACAGGATCTCATGAAGGGACTATTGCGATTCAATCTGGTAATTTAGTTTTTGAAGAAGATAAATTAGTTGGCGGTGAATTTGTTATTGATATGACTACTATAAACTCTACAGATTTACAAGGCGAATATAAAGGGAAATTAGATGGTCATTTAAAATCTGATGACTTTTTTGGAGTAACAAATCATCCAACAGCATCTTTAGTATTTAAAGAGGTAACAGCTTCAGGAAAAAATGCATATACTGTTTCAGGTGATTTAACAATTAAGGGGAAAACAAACCCAATAACTTTTGTGATTTCTATTTACGGAAATAAAGCAACTACTTCTTTAAAAGTAGATAGAACTAAATACGGAATTGAATATAAGTCTGGTAGTTTCTTTGATGACTTAAAAGATAAAGCTATTTACGATGAATTTGATTTAGTAGCAGATTTGGAATTCTAA
- a CDS encoding DEAD/DEAH box helicase, with protein MPFKKLIEPLKDIIKSKGFDAPLPLQKQILSKIKGGASLFIIAPKDSGKTSSLVISVIQKLKHAFEDAPRALIFVKDKQAALDLELEFNAFKRGTNLRVYCAYDEKSIDDQKDEIYFGTDIVIATPKRLNKIFFLNGINLNKLQMCIVEDAEFLFRNNNFGEVTRTPESISKCQYLVFSDKFDARFERWQDSFMYHAEIVKG; from the coding sequence ATGCCATTCAAAAAGTTAATTGAGCCACTTAAAGATATTATTAAGAGCAAGGGGTTTGATGCTCCTTTACCATTACAAAAACAAATTCTTTCAAAAATAAAAGGAGGTGCAAGTTTGTTTATAATTGCTCCAAAGGATTCTGGAAAAACGTCTAGTTTGGTTATAAGTGTTATTCAAAAATTAAAGCATGCTTTTGAAGATGCACCACGTGCATTGATTTTTGTAAAAGATAAACAAGCGGCATTAGATTTAGAGTTAGAGTTTAATGCATTTAAAAGAGGCACCAATTTACGCGTGTATTGCGCTTACGATGAAAAAAGTATAGACGACCAAAAGGACGAAATTTATTTTGGAACCGATATTGTTATTGCAACACCAAAGCGGTTAAATAAAATATTTTTTTTAAATGGGATTAATCTCAATAAGTTGCAAATGTGTATTGTTGAAGATGCCGAGTTTCTATTTAGAAACAATAATTTTGGTGAAGTAACTAGAACTCCAGAAAGTATTAGTAAATGTCAATATTTAGTGTTTTCAGATAAATTTGATGCTCGTTTTGAACGTTGGCAAGATTCGTTTATGTATCATGCTGAAATTGTAAAAGGTTAG
- a CDS encoding acyloxyacyl hydrolase, translating to MKPTDGDDYLEKQALYTQKRTIKEYGLNLGFIARYHIFKTFSGYAIGSIGPMISNKSTERLAKGYAFSDIFGLGLSYNMGKVQFDFRYSVRHTSNLQFKKPNNGHNTTNIEFLVLYKL from the coding sequence ATAAAGCCTACTGATGGTGATGATTATTTAGAAAAACAAGCATTGTACACTCAAAAAAGAACTATTAAAGAGTATGGGTTAAACTTAGGGTTTATAGCTAGGTATCATATTTTTAAAACATTTAGTGGGTATGCTATTGGAAGTATAGGTCCTATGATATCTAATAAATCTACCGAAAGACTAGCAAAGGGATATGCCTTTTCAGATATATTTGGATTAGGTTTAAGTTATAATATGGGTAAGGTGCAATTTGATTTTAGATATTCGGTTAGACATACATCAAATCTACAATTCAAAAAACCAAATAATGGGCATAATACAACGAATATTGAATTTTTAGTTTTATACAAGTTGTAA
- a CDS encoding NUDIX domain-containing protein: protein MDEYIDIVTKEGKPTGKSELKSIIHQKGYYHNTAHIWFYTADGFILLSQRSAKKTICPLMWDVSVAGHIDAGETIKQAAIRETEEEIGIPISETDLKKIGVFECFKSYGTDIKDNEFHHTFLTELKFPISQLTPQEEEVEALKLVTLNEFKRLIDTIKNNKNHFVPSNKLYYEFVLQEIKKTLS, encoded by the coding sequence ATGGACGAATACATAGATATTGTAACTAAAGAAGGTAAGCCCACTGGTAAATCTGAACTTAAATCCATTATACACCAAAAAGGATATTATCATAATACCGCTCATATTTGGTTTTATACTGCAGATGGCTTTATATTATTATCGCAACGATCTGCTAAAAAAACAATTTGTCCATTAATGTGGGATGTCTCGGTTGCTGGACATATTGATGCTGGAGAAACTATAAAACAAGCTGCGATTAGAGAAACTGAAGAAGAAATAGGTATACCCATTTCTGAAACCGATTTAAAAAAAATAGGGGTGTTTGAATGTTTTAAATCTTATGGAACCGACATTAAAGATAACGAATTTCATCATACTTTTTTAACAGAATTAAAGTTTCCTATTTCTCAATTAACACCACAAGAGGAAGAAGTTGAAGCATTGAAATTGGTAACATTAAATGAGTTTAAAAGGCTTATTGATACTATAAAAAATAATAAGAATCATTTTGTTCCTTCAAACAAATTATATTACGAATTTGTTTTACAAGAAATAAAAAAAACTTTAAGCTAA
- a CDS encoding M42 family metallopeptidase, translating into MAKKSILNKKSMDFLEKYLNNAAPTGYEWEGQKLWMDYLKPYVDEFITDTYGTAVGVINPKAKYKVVIEGHADEISWYVNYISDNGLIYVIRNGGSDHQIAPSKIVNIHTKKGYVKGVFGWPAIHTRSKENEQAPKPDNITIDVGAKDKDEVEKMGVHVGCVITYPDEFHILNGDKFVCRALDNRMGGFMIAEVARLLKENKKELPFGLYITNAVQEEIGLRGAEMITQTIKPNVAIVTDVTHDTSTPMIEKKTQGDLEIGKGPVVAYAPAVQQKLRDLITETAEAKKIPFQRSALSRATGTDTDAFAYSNGGVASALISLPLRYMHTTVEMVHKDDVENVIKLIYETLLNIKDDESFSYFK; encoded by the coding sequence ATGGCAAAGAAGAGCATTCTGAATAAAAAGTCGATGGACTTTCTTGAAAAATATTTAAACAACGCTGCACCTACGGGTTACGAATGGGAAGGACAAAAACTATGGATGGACTACCTTAAACCTTATGTAGATGAATTTATTACAGATACTTATGGTACTGCTGTTGGCGTTATAAACCCTAAAGCAAAATACAAAGTGGTTATTGAAGGACATGCTGATGAAATTTCGTGGTATGTTAATTACATAAGTGATAACGGACTTATTTACGTGATAAGAAATGGTGGTAGCGACCACCAAATAGCACCAAGTAAAATTGTAAATATTCACACAAAAAAAGGTTATGTTAAAGGTGTTTTTGGATGGCCTGCTATACATACAAGAAGTAAAGAAAATGAGCAAGCACCTAAACCAGACAATATAACTATTGATGTTGGAGCAAAAGACAAAGACGAGGTTGAAAAAATGGGGGTTCATGTTGGTTGTGTTATTACTTATCCAGATGAATTTCATATTCTAAATGGCGACAAATTTGTATGCCGTGCTTTAGACAATCGTATGGGAGGTTTTATGATTGCCGAAGTAGCTCGTTTACTTAAAGAAAATAAAAAAGAACTTCCTTTTGGCTTATACATTACTAATGCTGTACAAGAAGAAATAGGATTACGAGGTGCCGAAATGATTACACAAACCATTAAACCTAATGTGGCTATTGTAACCGATGTAACGCACGACACTAGCACACCAATGATTGAAAAGAAAACACAAGGTGATTTAGAAATTGGAAAAGGTCCTGTTGTTGCTTATGCGCCAGCAGTACAACAAAAGTTACGCGATTTAATTACGGAGACTGCAGAAGCTAAGAAGATTCCTTTTCAACGTTCTGCTCTATCACGCGCTACTGGAACAGATACCGATGCTTTTGCTTACAGTAACGGCGGTGTTGCCTCTGCTTTAATATCTTTACCGCTTCGCTATATGCATACTACCGTTGAAATGGTACATAAAGATGATGTTGAAAACGTTATAAAACTAATATACGAAACACTACTTAACATAAAGGATGATGAATCTTTTAGTTATTTTAAATAA
- a CDS encoding DUF4294 domain-containing protein: MPYFKYIFLFFPVLLFAQVSDIVQDSTEVKYLIIAGDSVPRTSIDLDEVMLLHKLKFDSKKDRIRYLILRRKTIKVYPYAKMAADRLDSLNTRLETMTKARDKRRYTKMIQKYIEGEFSDELKKMTRTEGQILVKLIHRQTGRTTFNLVKELRNGWRAFWYNTTASMFDISLKKEFDPVNEKEDYLIEDVLQRNFQSGRLVRQKSAVPFDFYDLTNKWLQHSKAP; this comes from the coding sequence ATGCCATATTTTAAATATATATTCCTGTTTTTTCCTGTTTTGCTTTTTGCACAAGTATCAGATATTGTGCAAGATTCAACAGAGGTTAAATATCTTATTATAGCAGGTGATTCGGTTCCAAGAACGTCTATAGATTTAGACGAGGTTATGCTTTTGCATAAGTTAAAGTTTGATAGTAAAAAAGATCGTATTCGCTATTTAATTTTACGTAGAAAAACGATAAAAGTATATCCATATGCTAAAATGGCTGCAGATAGATTAGATTCGTTAAATACACGTTTGGAAACAATGACAAAAGCTCGTGATAAAAGACGTTATACCAAGATGATTCAAAAGTATATTGAAGGGGAGTTTTCTGATGAATTAAAAAAGATGACACGTACAGAAGGTCAAATTCTTGTGAAGTTAATACACAGACAAACCGGACGCACTACTTTTAATTTAGTAAAAGAGTTACGCAATGGCTGGCGTGCCTTTTGGTATAATACAACAGCGAGTATGTTTGATATTTCTTTAAAAAAGGAATTCGACCCTGTTAATGAAAAAGAAGATTATTTAATTGAAGATGTTTTGCAACGTAATTTTCAAAGCGGACGGTTAGTACGTCAAAAGTCTGCTGTTCCATTTGATTTTTACGATTTAACCAATAAATGGTTACAGCATTCTAAAGCCCCATAA